One window of the Carassius auratus strain Wakin chromosome 20, ASM336829v1, whole genome shotgun sequence genome contains the following:
- the LOC113121136 gene encoding transmembrane emp24 domain-containing protein 5 — translation MRWSMEVLRVCVACLSLCVCVISAFSQSLDGDFTFSLPAGRRECFFQTMKKDASLEIEYQVLDGASLDVDFYLQSPSGHIIATDHRKSDGVHTVETEEGDYMFCFDNTFSAVSEKVIFFELILDNMGDGEELEDWKAYVQGADLLDMKLEDIMDTINSVKSRLGKSLQIQTLLKAFEARDRNLQDSNYERVNLWSCTNLIVMVIVSGVQVYLLRSLFDDKKKTRT, via the exons ATGCGGTGGAGTATGGAGGTGCTGAGAGTGTGTGTGGCGTGTctgtcgctgtgtgtgtgtgtgatcagcgCGTTCTCTCAGTCTCTGGACGGTGACTTTACCTTCAGTCTCCCCGCCGGACGCAGAGAGTGCTTCTTCCAGACCATGAAGAAAGACGCTTCGCTGGAGATCGAGTACCAG gTTCTGGATGGAGCGAGTCTAGATGTGGACTTCTACTTACAGTCGCCCAGCGGTCACATTATAGCCACTGACCACAGAAAGTCTGATGGGGTTCATAC AGTGGAAACAGAAGAGGGAGACTACATGTTCTGTTTTGATAATACATTCAGTGCAGTTTCTGAGAAGGTCATTTTCTTTGAGTTGATTCTGGACAATATGGGGGACGGCGAGGAATTGGAAGACTGGAAAGCGTACGTACAGGGAGCAGACCTTCTGGACATGAAGCTGGAGGATATCATG GACACCATCAACAGCGTGAAGTCTCGACTGGGAAAGAGTCTTCAGATCCAGACTTTGCTGAAAGCCTTCGAAGCCCGCGACCGCAACCTGCAAGATAGCAACTATGAGCGGGTCAACCTGTGGTCATGTACCAACCTTATTGTCATGGTGATTGTATCCGGGGTCCAGGTGTACTTGCTGCGCAGCCTCTTTGATGACAAGAAAAAGACACGTACATAG
- the LOC113121137 gene encoding phosphatidylinositol N-acetylglucosaminyltransferase subunit C-like, whose translation MGADSGPGAPAAIPWRKVLYERQAFPDNYVDGRFLEELRLNIRVRQYRYWAVVRETGLIAQQVSCVAVFLTLWSYMERGALVPSAVLWVCLTCALLGYGLYEILGGSCVRERTRLADLQSATIFLAFTFGFSPVLKTLTESVSTDTVQAMSAVMLLAHLVSFPYAQPSPPCSLSLNAALFGSVCLASRLPGALHTFTMLSCALLVFALWPCLLHRMREKAEWSFPWAAVLVCLAGVGGLGSLWPEGALLLSLALITLTLVCPLLLVHLQRHKDNIHGPWDEAEIREDLSRFLN comes from the coding sequence ATGGGGGCAGACAGTGGTCCGGGAGCTCCTGCAGCCATCCCGTGGCGTAAAGTCCTGTATGAACGCCAGGCTTTCCCGGACAATTATGTGGACGGACGCTTTCTGGAGGAGCTGCGGCTCAACATCCGGGTGCGTCAGTACCGTTACTGGGCGGTGGTGCGTGAGACGGGGCTCATCGCGCAGCAGGTGTCCTGTGTGGCCGTCTTCCTCACGCTATGGTCTTATATGGAGCGGGGTGCGCTGGTGCCGTCTGCAGTGCTCTGGGTCTGTCTGACCTGTGCTCTGCTGGGATACGGACTCTATGAGATCCTGGGTGGCTCTTGTGTTCGGGAGCGAACGCGCCTGGCGGACCTGCAGAGCGCGACCATCTTCCTGGCGTTTACTTTTGGGTTTTCACCAGTTTTAAAGACTCTAACCGAGTCGGTCAGTACAGATACTGTGCAGGCCATGTCAGCCGTGATGCTCCTGGCTCACTTGGTGTCCTTCCCGTATGCTCAGCCCAGCCCACCGTGCAGTCTTTCTCTCAACGCGGCTCTTTTCGGGTCAGTGTGCCTGGCATCCCGGCTGCCTGGCGCCCTTCACACCTTCACCATGCTGAGCTGTGCCCTCCTGGTGTTCGCTCTGTGGCCCTGTCTGCTGCACCGCATGCGGGAGAAGGCGGAGTGGAGCTTCCCGTGGGCGGCTGTGCTGGTGTGTCTGGCTGGAGTCGGGGGTCTGGGGAGCTTGTGGCCCGAGGGGGCTCTTCTCCTCTCGCTGGCTCTGATAACATTAACTTTAGTCTGTCCACTGTTGCTGGTCCACCTGCAGAGGCACAAGGACAACATCCACGGCCCTTGGGACGAGGCAGAGATTAGAGAGGACCTGTCCCGCTTCTTGAATTGA